The Inquilinus sp. Marseille-Q2685 genomic interval CCCCTCGGCCTTGAGGATGCCTTCGGTCTCCACCTTGGTTGCGGCCGCCGGCGCTGTGGGCGCCGACTCGACCGTGCGGGCGGCGACGGGCGCGTCGATGATGGCGCCGGCGGCCGATTCGCGGGCCTGCTCGGCCATCAGCCCGGCATAGACGCCGCCCTGCTGCATCAGCGCGGCATGGGGGCCGCTCTCCACCACCCGGCCGCGGTCCAGCACCAGGATGCGGTCGCAGCCGATCACGCTCGACAGCCGGTGCGCCAGCACCAGCGTGGTGCGGCCCTGCATCAGCCGGTCCAGCGCCTCCTGGATCACCGCCTCGTTCTCGGCGTCGACCGCGGACAGCGCCTCGTCCAGCACCAGGATCGGGGTGTCGCGCAGCAGCGCCCGGGCGATGGCGACGCGCTGGCGCTGACCGCCGGACAGCTTCACGCCCTTCTCGCCGACCACGGTCCTGTAGCCCTGCGGCAGGGTCTGGACGAAGCCGTGGATGTTGGCGGCGCGGGCGGCGGCCTCGACCTCGGCCTCGGTCGCCTCCGGCCGGCCCATGCGGATGTTGTCCTCGACCGTGCCGTGGAACAGGAAGGTGTCCTGGTTGACCACCGAGATCATCGACCGGATCTGGTCGAAGGACAGGCCGCGCAGATCGTGCCCGCCCAGGCGGATCGCGCCGGCCTCGGGGTCGTAGAAGCGCAGCAGCAGGCGCACGATCGACGACTTGCCGCCGCCGGACGGGCCGACCAGGCCGATCCGCTCGCCGGCCCTGGCCTCGAAGCTCAGCGCCTCATGGATGGTGCGGCGGGTGCCGGGGTAGCGGAAGCGCACGCCGTCGAATTCGATGGTCGGGGCCAGCGGCCGGGCCAGCGCCGCCGGGGCGGCATCCGCCACCTCCGGCACGTCGTCCAGCACCTGGTAGATGCCCTGGGCGGCGGACAGGCCGACCATGCCCTGGTGCAGCACCGACCGCAGCTCGCGCATCGGCCGGAAGATCTCGACGCCCAGCATCAGGATGACCAGCAGCGCCGACAGGGCCATGGCGCCGGATTCCACCCGCCAGACACCCAGCGCCAGGGCCGCGGCGGCGCCGCAGGCGATGGCGCTGTCGGTGATGCCGCGGGCCAGCACGTTGGTCGCCAGCACCCGCATGGTGCTGCGGAACAGCGACCGTGCCTTGGTCTCCAGCACCGCGGCGCGGGCCTTGCTCTGGCCGAAGGCCTTCAGCGTCGCCAGGCCCTGGACCGAATCCAGGAACTCGGCGGCGAAATCGGCATAGACCTGGCGCAGCTGCAGCGAGCTGCCGGTCTCGTGCTTGTGCCACAGCGCCGGGCCGAACAGGGCGATCAGGGCGAAGGCCAGCATCACCGCCGCCACCGGCAGGTCGACGAAGGCGATGGCGGCGAAGATCAGGATCGGGGTCAGCAGCGAGATCAGGAACTGCGGCAGGAACTGGCCGAAATAGACCTCCAGCTGCTCCACCCCGTCGATCAGCGACAGGGTCAGGGCGCCGGACCGGCGGCGGGCCACCGTGCCGGGCCCCAGCGCCGCGATGCGGTCGAAGATGGTGCGTCGCAGCCGGGCCTGGACCTGCGACGCGGTCTCATGCGCGATCATCACCCGCCAGTGCTCGAACACGCCGCGCAGCACCATCACGCCGGCGATCAGGGCGATGGAAGGCACCAGCCCGGCCAGCGGCCGGCCGGCGAAGACCTGGCCGATCAGCCAGCCCAGCAGGGCCAGCCGGGCGACGCCGAGCGCGACCGAGACCAGCCCGATCGCCACGGCCCAGACGATGCGGAGGCGGACGCCTTCCGTGAACCTCCACAGGCGCGGTTCGAAATGCATCGCGCGTGTTTCCCTCTGATGAAAGGACGCCGCCGGCCGCCTGTCGTCGGATGGGTCGGGCCGGTTCCGACCTGACGATAATGTGAACGCTGGTGAACGGAATTCGACAAATTCGAGGAGGGGCTGTACGTTTCTGTTCAGGCATATCGGTGCAGGAGAAGCCGGCCATGGCCGCCGACTGGGACGATCTGCGCGTGTTCCTGACGCTGGCGCGCGAGGGCAACCTGACCGCCGCGGCGCGGCGGCTGCAGGTCAGCCACCCGACCGTGGCGCGGCGGGTGCGCGGGCTGGAGGAGGCGATCGGCGCCCGGCTGTTCGACCGGCTGCCGGACCGTTTCGTGCTGACCGCGGCGGGCGAGGAGCTGCTGGCCGATACCGAGGCGATGGAGCGTGCCGCCGAATCGATCCAGCGCCGCAGCGCGGGACTCGGTGACACCGCGCACGGCACGGTCCGGGTCTCGGCCGGCGAGGCGATGGCCGGGTTCCTGGCCGACCACCTGCCGCGGCTGCGGCGCGGCCTGCAATGCATCGAGATCGAGCTGGCGGCCAGCCACATGCTGGTCAACCTGTCGCGGCGCGAGGCCGACCTGCTGATCCGCGAGCAGGTGCCGGACATCCCGAGCCTGGTGGCGCGGCGGCTGGGCCGGGTGGAATACGCGATCTACGCCGCCCGCGGCCGCGACATCGCCGACGCGTCGCCGGAGGGGCTGCGCGGCCTGACCTGGGCCGGCTTCGACGAGGAGCACGCCTACATGCCCGGCCAGGCCTGGGTGGCGGAGCTGCTGCAGGGAGCCCGGCCGGCGGTGCGGGTCAACAACTGGCTGGTGCTGCACCAGGCGGTGCGCAGCGGCGAGGCGATCGGCCTGCTGCCCTGTTATGCCGGCGACCCCGATTCGGGCCTGCGCCGGCTGGGGCCGGTGGTGGAGGAGGTCGGGGTCGACCAGTGGCTCCTGGTCCATCGCGACCTGCGGGCCCTGTCGCGGGTGCGCCGGGTGATGGATTCCCTGGTCGCCCTGTTCCGCGAGCGGCGCGACCTGCTGGAGGGCCGGCTGCCGCAGGAGGTCGCGACACCTTGATCCCGCCGCGGCGGGCGGCTGAAATGGGATCATGGTGAGCGACAGATCCGTCATGACAGCCTTCGCTCCGTTGATGCCGGCCCAAGCCCTCTATTCTCCCCCTCCCCTTGCGGGAGGGGTAGGGGGGGGTGTCGATGACGGGCGGCGATGCGAGGAGATCCGGGATCGCCGCCAGGCTGCGACGATTTTCCGACAAGGGCCTTGCTGCACCAACCCCTCCCCCTACCTCCTCCCGCAAGGGGAGGGGGAGGATAGGAGGGCGGGTCGGCGACCAAGCATCTGCCGGCCTCTTGCCCGTCTCCTCGCCTGCCTCACCCTCCTCCTGGTCGCCGCCTGCGGGGCGATGGTCCAGCCGATGGGTGTCTCGAACGGGACGCCGCGGCTGGAGGCCGACGCGGTGATCGCGGCCGATGGCTACCGCCTGCCGCTGCGGCGCTGGGGGCCGGTCGACAAGCCGCGCGCGGTGGTGCTGGCGCTGCACGGCTTCAACGAATACGGCCGCGCCTTCGACGATCCGGCCAGGTTCTGGGGCCAGCTCGGCATCGCCACCTACGCCTATGACCAGCGCGGCTTCGGCGACACCGCCCAGCGCGGCATCTGGCCGGGGGCGGAGACGCTGGCCGCCGACGCCGCCACGGCGCTGCAGCTGCTGGAGGCGCGCCATCCCGGCGTGCCGGTCTATCTGCTGGGCGAGAGCATGGGCGGCGCCGTCGCGATCCTGACCGCGACCGGGCCGCACCATCCGCCGATGGCCGGGCTGATCCTGTCCGCCCCGGCCACCTGGGGCCGGCAGAGCATGGCCACGATCCCGCGGGTGGCCCTGTGGCTGACCCGCCGGCTGATCCCGGCGATGACCTTCACCGGGCGCAACCTCGGCGTCCAGGCCAGCGACAACGTGCCGATGCTGGTCGCGCTCGGACGCGACCCGCTCTACATCCGGGCGACCCGGGTCGACGCGATCGACGGGCTGGTCGACCTGATGGGCCGCGCCTCCGATGCGGCGGCGGAGATTTCGGAACCGACCCTGGTGCTGCTGGGCGAGCACGAGCAGGTGCTGGCGCCGGCCTCGGTCAACCTGCTGCTGCGCCGCCTGCCGCGGCGGCCGGACCTGGTCGTCGCCTCCTACAGCCGCGGCTGGCACTGGCTGCTGCGCGACCTCGGCCGCCGCACGCCGCAGCGCGACATCGCCGACTGGATGCTGCATCCGGGGCCCGACCTGCCCTCGGGCGCGGAAATCCGCGGCGAGGCCCGGCGGGCGCTGGCGGACGGGACGGTCCTGGGGTCCGACCTGCAGGCGTCCGGCGGGGGCTGACCTACTCGGCGGCCGCCTCGGCCTCGGCCGGGAGCGGCAGGCGCACCGGGCTGAACACCTCCTGCTCCTCCGACACGCCGCGCAGGCTGAACCGGCCCATCGGCTCGGCCTCCACCCCGGCGGCGCGGCGGAAGGCATCGGTCATCAGCGGCCGGCGGCCGGTGATGCGGCACAGCGCCTCGACCCGGCTGGCCAGGTTGACCGCGGGGCCGATCACGGTGAAGTCCAGCCGGTCGGCAGCGCCGATGTTGCCGTACATCACCTCGCCGATATGCAGCGACAGCCCGTAATCGAGCGCCGGCCGGCCCTCCTCGACCCGCTTCGCGTTCAGCGCGGCCATGCCGTGCTCGGCCACCGCGGCGGCGGTCAGGGCCTTGGTCGCGGCGTCCTGCACGCCCTGCTCCTCATCCACCGGGAAGATCGCCAGCATGGCGTCGCCAATGAACTTCAGGATCTCGCCGCCGGATTCCTGCACCGCCGCGGCCATCGTCTCGAAATAGCTGTCGAGCGAGGCGACGATCTCCTCGCGCCCGACCTTCTCGCTCATCGCCGTGAAGTCGCGCAGGTCGCAGTACCAGATCGCGGCGTGCAGCGATTCCGACATGCCCCGGCGGATCTGGCCATTCAGAATGCGGGCGCCGGCGTCGTGGCCGACATAGGTGTCCAGGAGGTCGACCGCGGTGGCGCGCAGGGTGTGGATCTCGATCAGCCGGGTCAGCACCGGCATCAGCCGGTCGATCTTGGCCAGGGCCTCCTCGCTGAACCCGCCCTCCTCGCGCGTGGCGAAGGAGATGGCGGAGCGGCGCCCGCTGGTGAAGCCGAGGCCGAACAGGGCGTAGTCGGTCAGCCCTTCGTCGCGGAACTCGACCAGCACCGGGAAGTCCAACTGCGCCTTCGGGCCGGTCAGCCGGCGGCGCACCGCGTCCGCCCCCTCCTCGATCACCACGCGGATCGGGCTCTCCAGATATTCGGGCGCGTTCCGGTTCTCCCACAGGCCGCGGCGGCGCTCGATCGCGCCGGTGCCGCGCCAGATATAGGCGGTGCCGAAATAGAGCGGGTGGAGGGCCGGGATGATCGCCAAGCCGCGCGCGACCGGGACGTTCTCGGCGACCAGGCGGTTGCAGAATTCCTCGAGCAGCTGGCCGGTGTCACGGATGCTCGGCGCCTCGTAGAGCAGCCAGTCCAGCGCGGGTGAGCCGGTACAGCTCGTCATCGGATGGTCTTTCTCGATCACGACGCCCATGGTCCGCCCCTCGCAGCACAGCCTCCTTCATCTAGGGGCATGGCGTC includes:
- a CDS encoding ABC transporter ATP-binding protein → MHFEPRLWRFTEGVRLRIVWAVAIGLVSVALGVARLALLGWLIGQVFAGRPLAGLVPSIALIAGVMVLRGVFEHWRVMIAHETASQVQARLRRTIFDRIAALGPGTVARRRSGALTLSLIDGVEQLEVYFGQFLPQFLISLLTPILIFAAIAFVDLPVAAVMLAFALIALFGPALWHKHETGSSLQLRQVYADFAAEFLDSVQGLATLKAFGQSKARAAVLETKARSLFRSTMRVLATNVLARGITDSAIACGAAAALALGVWRVESGAMALSALLVILMLGVEIFRPMRELRSVLHQGMVGLSAAQGIYQVLDDVPEVADAAPAALARPLAPTIEFDGVRFRYPGTRRTIHEALSFEARAGERIGLVGPSGGGKSSIVRLLLRFYDPEAGAIRLGGHDLRGLSFDQIRSMISVVNQDTFLFHGTVEDNIRMGRPEATEAEVEAAARAANIHGFVQTLPQGYRTVVGEKGVKLSGGQRQRVAIARALLRDTPILVLDEALSAVDAENEAVIQEALDRLMQGRTTLVLAHRLSSVIGCDRILVLDRGRVVESGPHAALMQQGGVYAGLMAEQARESAAGAIIDAPVAARTVESAPTAPAAATKVETEGILKAEGLGWGRLVAELMKLARPWKGKLALTFAFGVLRVVAFIGVGVLSALVLLALKNGEPYGGLLWALAVVAPLSGVLHWLESWIAHDMAFRLLADMRADVFRKLDALAPAYLVRRRTGDLMALVTHDIELVEYFFAHTVAPAFVAVLVPAAVLAVLVWASPWIALALLPFLLAVAVSPFLMRGRVDRLGSESREAAGELGAFAVDSVQGLGEIVAFQQEKARGDRLDALSQRFIRLRLPFFAELTRQQSLLEILTGLGGLAVVVTGAALSTHGAIDPGLLPLLTILAMSAFLPVSEIAQIGRQLADTLGATRRIYGLKAEPVPVVDGPGVPDHAGPAALALQGVGFTYPGQGRRALAGVTVEIPAGRTVALVGTSGAGKTTTAQLLMRFWDPDEGRITLNGSDLRDYELDDLRRRIALVAQDTYLFNDTLRANIRIARPEASEAELAEAIEHASLAELVATLPEGLDSPVGERGTALSGGQRQRVAIARAFLKNASVLILDEATSHLDTVNEQAVRRALDRLQADRTTIVIAHRLSTVRDADLIVVLDEGRVAETGTHAALLARGGLYAQLVSRQLASAQAAQ
- a CDS encoding LysR family transcriptional regulator; protein product: MAADWDDLRVFLTLAREGNLTAAARRLQVSHPTVARRVRGLEEAIGARLFDRLPDRFVLTAAGEELLADTEAMERAAESIQRRSAGLGDTAHGTVRVSAGEAMAGFLADHLPRLRRGLQCIEIELAASHMLVNLSRREADLLIREQVPDIPSLVARRLGRVEYAIYAARGRDIADASPEGLRGLTWAGFDEEHAYMPGQAWVAELLQGARPAVRVNNWLVLHQAVRSGEAIGLLPCYAGDPDSGLRRLGPVVEEVGVDQWLLVHRDLRALSRVRRVMDSLVALFRERRDLLEGRLPQEVATP
- a CDS encoding alpha/beta fold hydrolase, with protein sequence MGVSNGTPRLEADAVIAADGYRLPLRRWGPVDKPRAVVLALHGFNEYGRAFDDPARFWGQLGIATYAYDQRGFGDTAQRGIWPGAETLAADAATALQLLEARHPGVPVYLLGESMGGAVAILTATGPHHPPMAGLILSAPATWGRQSMATIPRVALWLTRRLIPAMTFTGRNLGVQASDNVPMLVALGRDPLYIRATRVDAIDGLVDLMGRASDAAAEISEPTLVLLGEHEQVLAPASVNLLLRRLPRRPDLVVASYSRGWHWLLRDLGRRTPQRDIADWMLHPGPDLPSGAEIRGEARRALADGTVLGSDLQASGGG
- a CDS encoding adenylate/guanylate cyclase domain-containing protein, translated to MTSCTGSPALDWLLYEAPSIRDTGQLLEEFCNRLVAENVPVARGLAIIPALHPLYFGTAYIWRGTGAIERRRGLWENRNAPEYLESPIRVVIEEGADAVRRRLTGPKAQLDFPVLVEFRDEGLTDYALFGLGFTSGRRSAISFATREEGGFSEEALAKIDRLMPVLTRLIEIHTLRATAVDLLDTYVGHDAGARILNGQIRRGMSESLHAAIWYCDLRDFTAMSEKVGREEIVASLDSYFETMAAAVQESGGEILKFIGDAMLAIFPVDEEQGVQDAATKALTAAAVAEHGMAALNAKRVEEGRPALDYGLSLHIGEVMYGNIGAADRLDFTVIGPAVNLASRVEALCRITGRRPLMTDAFRRAAGVEAEPMGRFSLRGVSEEQEVFSPVRLPLPAEAEAAAE